Genomic segment of Chitinophagaceae bacterium:
ACCAATTTTTTCAGCTAAAAATTTAGCGTTTATCACTTTATAATATTTGAAAAACTGCTTAAAGTCAATTTCAAACTTTATGTCATTCGGTTCTATTTTAACTTTTTCATCTTCAAAATAAAATTCAGTTGCTTCATATGCTTTGTTTATCAATTCAGGAATTGATTGACCGGTTGTGAAAATTGGATAATCCTCTGAATAAGCTGAAAAACCGGTATTTGTTTTCTCAACAGTCAATTTTATTTTCTTTTTAACCATAATCTTAATTTTTAATTCCAGCGTCTTTTAGAATTTTCTTTTCTAAACCTTTACCCATTTCTTGACTTCCGTGATTTGGAAATATAATTATTCCCTTCTTGGTTTCGTGCCTCATTTTAACATGTGAGCCTTTTTGAGAAACCGCATACCAGCCATCTTTAGTCAAAATTCGATAAAGTTCGGAACATTTCATTCAGTTTCACTTTAACCTATACTACAAAAGTAAACTATTATTTACTTTTAAACAAAGTATTTTGTAAATGAAAAGGAAATTTTTCCCCAGCTCTTTCGGATTTGTAATCCGGAAGCTTGAAAGGCTACATTTTTTCTCTCAACTACCAATTAACGAATTAAAAATAAGGATTTATTTGAAGAACAGGTTTGGAGTATATGTCACAGACGGACGCTTACGACAGAAGATGCAGAAGATATTAAAAAATTTTGCTATCTTATGATTTTTCGATGGGATGGACATTTTCTTTTTCGATGTATTCGGAGATAGTTTCGTATTCGTCTGCATCAACAAACTCAAGATATTTGTAGGTGTTTACATTTTTCCAAAGCTGATGCTGTTTAGGGTAAAGTTTTTTATTTGGTTCTTTTCCCAAAATAAAACATTTGCTGTTGCTATTATCTCGCCGGATTGCATCAATCAATGTTATTTGCCGGGTCACATCAGATTCGAGATTGGCTTCTCTTTTATTGAAGTTTAATGTTTGACCGGTTACATACATTCCGTTTTTACCAATAAAATCTATATGGATTGATGGGAGAATAAGGTTTTTAAACAGTTTTGGAGTAATATCATAATCAGTATTCACACGGTCTTTAATTTTGGGAAACAATAACTCACGGGTTTTTAAAATAATGTCCTCATCCTCATCAAGTAAATTTTTGTGCGAAATAAATTCTCTCTCGTCAACCAATTTTTGAAACAGGGTATTAAATAGTTTTTTTGTGAGTTTGACATTAATAGGATATGGCTCTGAAAAAGAAAGCAGATTTTTATTGTATTTAGATAAATAACTTATCGCAGGTTCCGAGACCATATCAGCAACAATGATATTTTTAGGGAACAAACTTTCCTTATCCTTTTCTACCCGTTCTTTATCTTCCTGAATAGACCTTGAAATGCTCTGTAAAGTCAGCTTAAGTAAACTGTATGCGTCTTTAGGCAGTAATTCCTTAATGACATCCAATTTGTGTTTAGCATAGTGAAAATATACCTGCTTTTCATCACGCATAAGCAACCCTACCGATAGCTTTTCTTTTGATTCGGGTCTGATGGGTACGTATAAGATGGAATAAAACGGTTTCATGATGTAAAAGCTGTATTTATGTGTTCTTTAAAAGTGCGTTCACAAATTAATAACCAATCTTTTGTAAATAAATTGTTTTTTAATTTTTGCTTGATTTTATCAACAGAAACATCCCACTCTAATGGGATATAAGAAAGAATTTCATCTGTATGATTTACGCAACGCTTAATACAAAGATACATTTCTTGTATCAATATATCCAAATTTGCTTTTTCGGTTTGTTTTCTGCTTAAAATGTGTTTTATAGCCTTATGGTACAAAATTGAATCTTCTAAGGTAAGTGGTGCTAATGGTTGATTAAAAGTCCCACTGTTAAAACAGCTTTCGTGGTCTATTGCCATCACATGATATTTTTTGTGTTTAGGCTGAATTAAAAAATTGGGGTTATTAGCAGTTCTATCTTCATTTGCCATCCAAATATCAAAAAGTGCAAGTTTCAGAAAATCATTTACATCAGCAAATTTTGATTTTTCATAAGATTTGATGCTCCCAAAAAAATGATTAAACTCTATAGCGTCTTTAAAAAAATGAGAGCCAATACAAGGGAGTCTAAAAAATGCTTCCTGAATTTGAGTATTGTTAAAGTGCCGAACATGTTGTGGATCAACATCTACAATGGCAATTTCCGGTGTGTTAATTTTCCAGATTTTTAAAAAATAATGTGCTATCAACTCAATGGCAAGACGATCACATGGTGTTTGAGCACGGTTGTGTTTAACTACATACGTATTGATATCATCACATAGAGATAAAATGGGATAATTTCTTGTTTCCCTGAATTCAAATGCATTGGTTAATGTATTTACTTTTTTGGGTTCGGTTAAAATCATCTCCAAGTTTTTGCTTTAAATGTTTAATTACTATATCTTCATCTTATTTAATAACCTTTTCCAAACCTTCTTTCCTATTTCCAATCCGAAACCTAAACAGGCTAAAATTTTTTTTCCTCAACCACCAATTAATGATTAAAAATAAGAATTTTTTGAAGAATAGGTTTGGGAGTATATGTCCCCCACTGTTCGTAGCATCCTTGCTACGAACAAGACAAAAAGCCGTTATATTCCCCCGCTCTTTTGGATTTGTAATCCGAAACTACATTTTTTTCTCAACCCCCAACCACCAATTAAACAAATAATATCCCGGCTTTTTTAAATATATTTTTCAAAACATGTGAAAGCGATTCCTCATATTGAGCATTTTTCTCTGCTTTTCTTTTATTGATTATACTTCCTCTTTAAGCATTAAAATACTCTGCAAAGTGTTTTACATCTTCATTTTACTTATTTTTCATACCTTACATATGTTAAGTGGCATCTCTTTTGCCTTTTAGCTATTATATTTTTTAACTAAAACTATTATATTATGAGAATCGCAGGAATTATTCTATTAGTAATTGGCATTGTCGGATCCGCTATATTTGGCATTCAGGCTATTCAAGATTCAGAAACCTTTAGTATATTAGGAATT
This window contains:
- a CDS encoding XRE family transcriptional regulator is translated as MMVKKKIKLTVEKTNTGFSAYSEDYPIFTTGQSIPELINKAYEATEFYFEDEKVKIEPNDIKFEIDFKQFFKYYKVINAKFLAEKIGMNPTLLSQYVSGKKKPSAKQTKKILSGIHQIGQELSGINLLQTA
- a CDS encoding type II toxin-antitoxin system HicA family toxin, coding for MKCSELYRILTKDGWYAVSQKGSHVKMRHETKKGIIIFPNHGSQEMGKGLEKKILKDAGIKN
- a CDS encoding transglycosylase — protein: MRIAGIILLVIGIVGSAIFGIQAIQDSETFSILGIDIGVSSANWTPVIISGILLILGLVLMSMAKRPQ